A stretch of Bacillota bacterium DNA encodes these proteins:
- a CDS encoding flagellar basal body-associated FliL family protein, which translates to MSRKVEIDLKFIIIALAFMIIASVGSAFTAYLMLAPERQAANAAKADQTAKDIGPTYQVGDFTVNLAETSSIRFIRTGLVLELEKEGDLKEAEKREPQIRDRVISVLRTRTLADLKAPDGLDKLRTDLIESINELFVSSTVTDIFFVDLVFQ; encoded by the coding sequence GTGAGTAGAAAAGTAGAGATTGATCTGAAGTTTATAATTATTGCCCTGGCTTTCATGATTATAGCGTCGGTTGGCAGCGCCTTTACCGCCTATTTGATGCTCGCGCCCGAGCGGCAGGCTGCCAATGCTGCTAAAGCAGATCAAACTGCCAAGGATATCGGCCCTACTTATCAGGTTGGTGATTTTACCGTCAACCTGGCAGAAACTTCATCAATCAGATTCATCCGCACCGGTTTAGTGCTTGAACTGGAAAAAGAAGGCGATCTTAAAGAGGCCGAAAAACGTGAGCCGCAGATTCGCGATCGAGTTATTTCGGTGCTGCGCACCCGTACCTTGGCTGATTTGAAGGCCCCTGATGGATTAGATAAGCTGAGAACAGATCTTATTGAATCCATTAATGAGCTGTTTGTCTCCAGCACAGTTACAGACATATTTTTCGTTGATCTGGTTTTCCAATAA